In Fibrobacter sp. UWB10, a single window of DNA contains:
- the scpB gene encoding SMC-Scp complex subunit ScpB, which produces MEENQNLDDLAEESAELPKVESQEDLARIIQALVFASPDIVTLKKLREILGDFLDARLVSDALIAANDSLNKINSPFEIVEQAGGYRFRTRAKYYPWVRKLFPEANARRLSQAALETLAVIAYQQPITKAAIEQVRGVSSVDGPIRNLLDKGFIALGSRADTVGNPYTYVTTQEFMKYFGINRIPEDLPRLREFSELLEAGALVPQYAKPESVSPEEPVQPEENPDQVELSMGDA; this is translated from the coding sequence ATGGAAGAAAATCAGAATTTGGACGATTTGGCCGAAGAATCGGCGGAACTCCCGAAAGTCGAGAGCCAAGAGGATTTGGCCCGCATTATCCAGGCGCTCGTGTTTGCGTCTCCTGACATTGTGACGCTTAAGAAACTGCGTGAAATTCTGGGCGATTTTTTGGATGCGCGCTTGGTGTCCGATGCTTTGATTGCGGCGAACGATTCGCTGAACAAGATTAATTCCCCGTTTGAAATTGTGGAACAGGCGGGCGGTTACCGCTTTAGGACCCGCGCCAAGTATTACCCGTGGGTGCGCAAGCTGTTCCCCGAAGCAAACGCCCGTAGGCTCAGCCAGGCGGCGCTTGAAACGCTGGCTGTGATTGCTTACCAGCAGCCGATTACCAAGGCGGCGATTGAACAGGTGCGCGGCGTGTCGTCGGTGGATGGCCCGATCCGTAACCTGCTCGACAAGGGCTTTATTGCTCTCGGTTCCCGTGCCGATACGGTCGGAAACCCCTATACCTACGTGACCACGCAGGAATTCATGAAGTATTTTGGCATCAACCGCATTCCCGAAGATTTGCCGCGACTCCGCGAATTCAGTGAACTTCTGGAAGCGGGAGCCTTGGTGCCGCAGTATGCGAAACCCGAATCGGTGAGCCCCGAAGAACCGGTGCAGCCCGAAGAAAATCCGGACCAGGTTGAATTGTCGATGGGAGATGCCTAA
- the mutS gene encoding DNA mismatch repair protein MutS, whose translation MAVTPLMQQYYEIKKQNPGCILFFRMGDFFELFEDDAVVASKILGLTLTSRNNGASGATPLCGFPHHAADRYVPKMVAAGYRIAICEQVEDPKLAKGIVKRDIVEIISAGTAMDESNLNAKEANYLCAFIPEKDSVSFAIADVTTGYLAACKSSVQAFECEFCRRMPKEVVVPEGTVIPSGVMDLIRSENILVTELPAFLFSEDSAKDVLFTHFKVEALDGLGLDGRVVETQVTGALLQYLMDQKKSELSHFTTLEILNLDDYMTLDPSTLRNLELVRPLNADDISSTLCYVLDFTVTAMGGRNLKEWVSHPLISVDRIKEREEAVEELVNNPVALDELKESLTSILDMERLMGRVGSGRANARDLAGMGRSLSQASKVADVLEGLNSPIFEPMRAALIAARGRGEELLSQFNDDLPLTVREGGMIRAGANAELDAMNEDIKERREWIASLEVRERERLGIPSLKVGYNRVFGYYIEITKAQMAKATAPIPDEYIRKQTTVNGERYITPEMKECESIISNAEVNIHALEYKIFCELRERVNSWRAELQEIANAIAHVDTLYSFARAARKYNYVCPEVFEGSGIEIKGGFHPVIVAVNSDLDFIPNDVNLSPEATRLMLITGPNMAGKSTYLRQTGLIVLMAQIGCFVPAESARIGVVDRIFTRVGASDRLSRGLSTFMVEMIETANILRNATSHSLVLLDEIGRGTSTFDGLSIAWAIVETLHDEPARAAITLFATHYHELTGLVESLEHAGNFQVGVQEKGDKLIFLHKILEGACDSSYGIHVAEMAGLPNNVLRRARKILLRLEKQKIDPSDGATHKKLMEKPQVDLFAPPDESTQLLKEEIRRLKPEEMTPIQALQCLMDLKEHYGK comes from the coding sequence ATGGCTGTGACCCCGTTAATGCAGCAGTATTACGAGATCAAGAAACAGAATCCCGGCTGCATCTTGTTTTTTAGAATGGGCGACTTCTTCGAACTTTTCGAAGACGATGCTGTGGTTGCCTCGAAGATTTTAGGACTTACGCTCACGAGCCGCAACAACGGCGCCTCGGGTGCGACCCCTTTGTGCGGATTCCCGCACCATGCTGCGGATCGCTACGTGCCCAAGATGGTGGCGGCGGGCTACCGCATTGCTATTTGCGAACAGGTAGAAGACCCGAAGCTTGCAAAGGGTATCGTCAAGCGCGACATTGTGGAAATTATCAGTGCCGGTACCGCGATGGATGAGTCGAACCTGAATGCGAAAGAAGCAAATTACCTTTGCGCGTTCATTCCCGAAAAAGATTCGGTTTCGTTTGCGATTGCCGACGTGACGACCGGCTACCTCGCTGCATGCAAGAGCTCGGTGCAGGCTTTCGAATGTGAATTCTGCCGCCGTATGCCGAAAGAAGTCGTGGTGCCCGAAGGAACCGTGATTCCTAGCGGCGTGATGGATTTGATCCGCTCCGAAAACATTCTGGTGACGGAACTTCCGGCATTCCTGTTCAGTGAAGATTCCGCGAAGGACGTACTGTTTACGCACTTTAAGGTCGAGGCTTTGGATGGTCTCGGCTTGGACGGGCGAGTGGTTGAAACGCAGGTGACGGGAGCGCTTCTCCAGTACCTGATGGACCAGAAGAAGTCCGAACTTTCGCATTTTACGACGCTCGAGATTCTGAATCTCGACGATTACATGACGCTTGACCCGAGTACGCTGCGTAACTTGGAACTGGTGCGTCCATTGAATGCTGACGACATCAGCAGCACGCTCTGCTACGTGCTCGACTTTACGGTGACCGCGATGGGCGGGCGCAATCTGAAGGAGTGGGTGAGCCATCCTTTGATTTCGGTGGACCGCATCAAGGAACGCGAAGAAGCCGTCGAAGAACTCGTCAATAATCCGGTCGCGCTTGACGAACTGAAGGAATCGCTGACTTCGATTCTTGATATGGAACGCCTGATGGGCCGTGTGGGCTCTGGCCGCGCGAATGCCCGCGACTTGGCGGGCATGGGCCGTTCGCTTTCGCAGGCTTCTAAGGTAGCTGACGTGCTTGAAGGATTGAATTCGCCGATTTTTGAACCGATGCGAGCGGCCCTCATTGCCGCCCGTGGCCGTGGCGAAGAACTTCTTTCGCAATTTAACGATGACTTGCCGCTGACCGTTCGCGAGGGCGGCATGATTCGCGCGGGTGCAAATGCGGAACTCGATGCCATGAACGAAGACATCAAGGAACGCCGCGAATGGATTGCCTCGCTTGAAGTCCGTGAACGAGAACGCCTCGGAATTCCGAGCCTTAAGGTTGGCTACAACCGCGTTTTCGGTTACTACATTGAAATTACCAAGGCGCAGATGGCGAAGGCGACAGCCCCGATTCCCGACGAATACATTCGCAAGCAGACGACGGTGAACGGCGAACGCTACATTACGCCCGAGATGAAGGAATGCGAATCCATCATCAGCAATGCCGAAGTCAACATTCATGCGCTGGAATACAAGATTTTCTGCGAACTCCGCGAACGCGTGAACAGCTGGCGTGCCGAACTCCAGGAAATCGCGAATGCGATTGCGCACGTGGATACGCTTTATAGCTTTGCCCGCGCCGCCCGCAAATACAATTACGTTTGTCCCGAAGTCTTCGAAGGCTCGGGTATCGAAATCAAGGGCGGTTTCCATCCGGTGATTGTCGCGGTCAATTCGGACCTTGACTTTATCCCGAACGATGTGAATCTTTCGCCCGAAGCGACCCGCTTGATGCTCATTACGGGCCCGAACATGGCCGGTAAATCAACTTACCTGCGCCAGACGGGACTCATTGTGCTCATGGCGCAAATCGGCTGCTTTGTGCCGGCGGAAAGTGCCCGCATCGGCGTGGTGGATCGCATCTTTACGCGCGTGGGCGCAAGCGACCGCTTGAGCCGTGGCCTTTCGACGTTCATGGTCGAAATGATCGAAACGGCGAACATCTTGCGCAATGCGACTTCGCACAGCTTGGTGCTCCTCGACGAAATCGGTCGCGGAACCAGTACCTTTGACGGCCTCTCGATTGCGTGGGCGATTGTAGAAACTCTGCACGATGAGCCTGCCCGCGCCGCCATCACGCTGTTTGCAACGCACTACCACGAACTCACTGGCCTTGTAGAAAGCCTTGAACACGCCGGCAACTTCCAGGTGGGTGTTCAGGAAAAGGGCGACAAGCTCATCTTCTTGCACAAGATTCTCGAAGGCGCTTGCGATTCTAGCTACGGTATTCATGTGGCCGAAATGGCGGGCCTCCCGAACAATGTGCTCCGCCGTGCACGCAAGATTCTTTTGCGTCTCGAAAAGCAGAAGATTGACCCGAGCGATGGCGCTACCCACAAGAAGCTTATGGAAAAGCCGCAGGTCGACCTGTTCGCACCTCCCGACGAATCCACGCAGCTCCTTAAAGAAGAAATCCGCCGCCTGAAACCCGAAGAAATGACTCCGATCCAGGCTCTCCAATGCCTGATGGACTTGAAGGAACATTACGGGAAATGA
- a CDS encoding HD domain-containing protein produces MIDFAALQEFVYSNRIVDSTIHGLSHWRQVEFNGLLLAPITGADVTVVRLFALFHDCKREDDGYDGEHGERGAAFAKECFEKGLLDITQEQFDKLYHACFYHTKEHQTDDPTINTCYDADRLDLGRVGMSLNPKKMATAPGARIAHKSLRAKVDVYEMREWLKTIVL; encoded by the coding sequence ATGATTGACTTTGCCGCCTTACAAGAGTTTGTCTATAGCAATCGAATCGTGGATTCGACGATTCATGGACTTTCTCATTGGCGGCAGGTGGAATTCAATGGCTTGCTTCTCGCACCCATTACAGGTGCCGACGTGACAGTCGTGCGACTGTTCGCTCTCTTTCACGATTGCAAACGCGAAGATGACGGCTACGATGGCGAACATGGTGAACGCGGAGCCGCCTTTGCCAAGGAATGCTTCGAAAAAGGCCTTCTTGATATCACGCAGGAACAGTTCGACAAACTGTATCACGCCTGCTTTTACCACACCAAGGAACATCAGACTGATGATCCGACCATCAACACTTGCTACGACGCTGACCGCCTAGATCTCGGCCGTGTGGGCATGTCGCTCAATCCGAAAAAGATGGCGACAGCACCGGGTGCAAGAATCGCCCACAAGTCTTTGCGGGCGAAAGTTGATGTCTATGAAATGCGCGAATGGTTAAAGACGATTGTTCTTTAA
- the metF gene encoding methylenetetrahydrofolate reductase [NAD(P)H] produces MKIVDILKQDKMSLSFEVFPPKKETSFESVKAATESIAALGPAFMSVTYGAGGGVSHFTLDIAKNLKQKFGIPMLAHLTCVSSSKETVHQRIEDMKAAGIKNVMALRGDLTPELIEKGRDNCDYHYAVELIRELKASDADFCIGAACYPEKHPESANQAEDIKHLKEKVDAGADFLTTQMVFDNNLFFSFLYKLRDAGVNCPVLPGIMPITNANQVERAIKLSGSFMPQRFKSLVDKFGSDPEAMKQAGIIYASDQIIDLYANGITNVHVYSMNKPDVAEGILKNVTAILGKNFAG; encoded by the coding sequence ATGAAGATTGTTGACATTCTGAAGCAAGACAAGATGAGCCTTTCGTTCGAAGTGTTCCCGCCTAAAAAAGAGACGAGCTTCGAAAGCGTCAAGGCCGCCACCGAATCGATTGCAGCCCTTGGCCCCGCCTTCATGAGCGTGACTTACGGTGCAGGCGGCGGCGTTAGCCACTTCACTCTTGATATTGCCAAGAACCTCAAGCAAAAGTTCGGCATCCCGATGCTTGCCCACCTTACCTGCGTTTCTAGCAGCAAGGAAACGGTGCACCAGCGCATCGAAGACATGAAGGCCGCAGGCATCAAGAACGTCATGGCACTCCGCGGCGACTTGACCCCGGAACTCATCGAAAAGGGCCGCGACAATTGCGACTACCACTACGCCGTCGAACTCATTCGCGAACTCAAGGCCTCTGATGCCGACTTCTGCATTGGTGCCGCCTGCTACCCCGAAAAGCACCCCGAAAGTGCAAACCAGGCCGAAGACATCAAGCACCTTAAGGAAAAGGTCGATGCCGGTGCAGACTTTTTGACCACGCAGATGGTGTTCGACAACAACCTGTTCTTCAGCTTCCTCTACAAGCTGCGCGATGCAGGCGTCAACTGCCCGGTGCTCCCCGGTATTATGCCGATTACGAACGCCAACCAGGTGGAACGCGCCATCAAGCTTTCCGGTTCATTCATGCCGCAGCGCTTTAAGTCGCTAGTCGACAAGTTCGGTAGCGATCCCGAAGCTATGAAGCAAGCCGGCATTATCTACGCAAGTGATCAGATCATTGACCTGTACGCCAACGGCATCACGAACGTTCACGTGTATTCGATGAACAAGCCCGACGTTGCAGAAGGCATTCTCAAGAACGTCACTGCAATTTTGGGAAAAAATTTTGCCGGTTAA
- a CDS encoding transcriptional repressor translates to MAKSEYKTQTRQMILDYMVGNPDRIFMASEIAQSLPEVSLSTIYRNLSRLEKAGMIQIVGAADNNELQYRYTGPGQCEEKMHLVCKECGKFFHLEGPALKVLQLSVQRSGFELDQQQSVLLGRCSGCSRRRHD, encoded by the coding sequence ATGGCCAAATCGGAATATAAAACACAGACTCGCCAAATGATTTTGGACTATATGGTCGGGAATCCTGATCGGATTTTCATGGCCTCTGAAATTGCGCAAAGTCTGCCGGAAGTTTCGCTGAGTACCATTTATCGCAATCTTTCTAGGCTCGAAAAAGCGGGAATGATCCAGATTGTCGGTGCCGCAGATAATAATGAATTGCAATACCGTTACACAGGCCCTGGCCAATGCGAAGAGAAAATGCACCTCGTGTGCAAGGAATGCGGCAAGTTTTTCCATTTAGAAGGCCCCGCCCTCAAGGTTTTGCAGCTTTCGGTTCAGCGCAGTGGTTTCGAACTAGACCAGCAACAATCAGTTTTACTCGGGCGTTGCTCCGGTTGTTCGCGGAGGCGTCATGATTAA
- a CDS encoding metal ABC transporter substrate-binding protein, with translation MKKIAAYAMFVLVAALALVACSAESSEKAPAKKKVSIVATIYPQYDWLKNVLGDRQDSVNLKLLIKNGTDLHSYKPSAQDVAAIASADMVVYVGGESDAWIEKALAATPKAGRVQVNLMQALGDRVKEEEIVEGMQAEEDHHHEHGEEAEEHEHEHHEHAEEHEHEHHEHAEEAENDEHVWLSLKNAEILVMNLADAISKVDTANATEYHMNAGLYIAKISALDAQYRATTDSTALKTILFGDRFPFRYLVDDYGIKYFAAFVGCSAESEASFETVAFLAGKMDSLALPAIFTIDGSNGKIARAILDASKKSKNAQVLTLNSMQSVTDAQMQSGVDYLSIMRENLEVLKKAIK, from the coding sequence ATGAAAAAAATTGCAGCTTATGCAATGTTTGTTTTGGTGGCAGCCTTAGCGCTTGTCGCCTGCAGTGCGGAATCGAGCGAGAAAGCGCCTGCAAAAAAGAAAGTTTCTATTGTCGCGACGATTTATCCGCAGTATGATTGGCTGAAGAATGTTCTCGGAGATCGTCAGGACTCTGTGAACCTGAAATTACTCATCAAGAACGGCACAGATTTGCACAGCTACAAGCCGTCGGCACAAGATGTTGCCGCAATTGCAAGCGCTGATATGGTTGTGTACGTGGGTGGCGAATCGGATGCTTGGATTGAAAAAGCTTTGGCTGCAACACCGAAGGCTGGCCGCGTGCAGGTGAATCTGATGCAGGCTTTGGGTGACCGCGTCAAGGAAGAAGAAATCGTCGAAGGCATGCAAGCCGAAGAGGATCATCACCACGAACATGGCGAAGAAGCAGAAGAACACGAACATGAACATCATGAGCATGCAGAAGAACATGAGCACGAACATCATGAACATGCTGAAGAAGCCGAAAACGATGAACATGTTTGGCTCTCGCTGAAGAATGCCGAAATATTGGTGATGAATCTTGCAGACGCCATCTCGAAAGTGGATACGGCGAATGCTACGGAATACCACATGAACGCGGGTCTTTACATTGCAAAGATTAGCGCTTTGGATGCCCAGTATCGAGCAACAACGGACAGCACTGCCCTCAAGACAATCCTATTCGGTGACCGTTTTCCGTTTCGCTATTTGGTGGATGATTACGGCATTAAGTATTTTGCCGCGTTTGTTGGTTGCTCCGCCGAAAGCGAAGCGAGCTTCGAGACGGTAGCCTTCTTGGCTGGCAAAATGGATTCGCTTGCACTCCCTGCCATATTTACGATTGACGGTAGCAATGGAAAGATTGCCCGTGCGATTCTCGATGCTAGCAAGAAGTCGAAGAACGCTCAGGTTCTCACGCTGAATTCGATGCAGTCGGTGACCGATGCCCAAATGCAATCTGGTGTAGATTACCTTTCGATCATGCGTGAAAATTTGGAAGTATTGAAAAAAGCGATAAAGTAA
- a CDS encoding ABC transporter ATP-binding protein: MNSEDVQKKNLSQNSQREPQATELTAHTSLLKCRQLTLGYGNKDLVRDLDYDVNAGDYLCIVGRNGSGKTTFLRGIAGLLKPKSGVIELCDGLSRNQIGYLPQMTIVQKDFPASVEEIVLSAFQGKHRLLPFYRKAHRDRAMECMALTRTESLAKSCFRELSGGQKQRVLLARALCAAERLLLLDEPVTGLDPESTETMYRIIENLHQQGMTVVMVTHDVDTALDDATRVLDFNTISVKGK; the protein is encoded by the coding sequence ATGAATAGTGAAGATGTACAGAAAAAAAATCTTAGCCAAAATTCTCAAAGGGAGCCGCAGGCAACCGAGCTCACTGCCCATACCTCGTTGCTCAAATGTCGCCAGTTGACTCTCGGTTACGGGAACAAGGATCTGGTACGCGATTTGGACTACGATGTAAACGCAGGTGATTACCTGTGCATTGTGGGCCGCAACGGTTCCGGAAAGACGACTTTTTTGAGAGGAATCGCGGGCCTGCTCAAGCCGAAATCGGGAGTCATCGAACTTTGCGATGGCCTTTCTCGAAACCAGATTGGTTACCTGCCGCAAATGACAATCGTGCAAAAGGATTTCCCGGCCTCGGTCGAAGAAATCGTGCTGTCGGCATTCCAGGGAAAGCACCGCTTACTGCCATTCTACAGAAAGGCGCACCGGGATCGCGCCATGGAATGCATGGCGCTAACCCGTACCGAAAGCCTCGCGAAATCTTGTTTCCGCGAGCTTTCGGGGGGCCAAAAGCAGCGCGTGCTTTTAGCGAGGGCCCTGTGCGCCGCTGAGCGCCTGCTGCTTCTCGACGAACCGGTAACGGGTCTCGATCCGGAATCTACAGAAACGATGTACCGCATTATCGAAAACCTGCATCAGCAGGGAATGACTGTTGTCATGGTCACCCACGATGTGGATACTGCCCTAGATGACGCCACCCGCGTGCTGGACTTCAACACCATTTCGGTGAAGGGAAAATAA
- a CDS encoding metal ABC transporter permease, with the protein MPELLEKLTFYVDFPFVRYAVIVGVLVSLCSSLLGVTLVLKRYSYIGDGLSHVAFGALSIAAVLKITNNMLLILPVTVAVAVLLLCTGKNARIKGDAAIAMVSVGALAIGYLLMNVFSTSANISGDVCTTLFGSTSILTLRVEEVYLCVALSIAVLAVFILFYHKIFAITFDENFAQATGVNTTLFNLLIAVIVAVIIVLAMNLVGALLVSALVVFPSLSAMRVFKSFFAVTVASAIISVVCSLIGIVVAILAGTPVGSTIVAADIVAFGIFYSISLIQGRGV; encoded by the coding sequence ATGCCAGAACTTCTTGAAAAACTCACGTTCTATGTTGATTTTCCTTTCGTGCGTTATGCGGTTATCGTAGGCGTTCTCGTGTCGCTTTGCTCGTCGCTCTTGGGCGTGACCTTGGTTCTCAAGCGTTACTCCTACATCGGTGACGGTCTTTCCCATGTCGCCTTCGGTGCGCTTTCGATTGCGGCTGTGCTCAAGATTACGAACAATATGCTGCTTATCTTGCCGGTAACGGTTGCTGTGGCTGTACTCTTGCTGTGCACGGGCAAAAACGCCCGCATTAAGGGAGATGCAGCCATCGCAATGGTTTCGGTCGGTGCGCTTGCCATCGGTTACTTGCTGATGAACGTGTTCTCGACTTCGGCGAATATCTCGGGCGATGTTTGCACGACGCTTTTCGGCTCGACCTCTATTCTGACGCTTCGAGTAGAAGAAGTTTACTTGTGCGTTGCGCTTTCGATTGCAGTCCTCGCAGTCTTTATTCTTTTCTACCACAAAATTTTTGCCATCACCTTTGACGAGAATTTCGCGCAGGCAACAGGCGTCAACACGACCTTATTCAACTTGCTGATTGCAGTCATCGTGGCCGTTATCATTGTGCTTGCCATGAACCTGGTGGGAGCCCTCTTGGTGTCAGCCTTGGTGGTATTCCCGTCGCTTTCGGCCATGCGCGTGTTCAAGAGTTTCTTTGCGGTAACGGTCGCTTCGGCCATTATCTCGGTCGTATGCTCGCTCATCGGAATCGTTGTCGCGATTCTTGCTGGCACTCCTGTGGGCTCGACCATTGTGGCGGCAGATATTGTGGCATTCGGTATCTTCTATTCAATCAGTCTAATTCAAGGCAGAGGAGTATAA
- a CDS encoding TonB-dependent receptor, whose translation MNITMMMKTMIMTTTITSTNMKISLFRAAMGSLLLGGFLHFSFAQEFVQDLGSSTIEAEQSKQALLEGLRDEDDLKGATLEREISTTIAETIGNELDVAIRSMGPAAARPVIKGLSGSHVEVTEDGSISGDMSATSPDHAVASEVLTAQRLRVLRGPRILLHSYSAAGGVVQVDRKDIPFDDSVFHGYVSWYGETGQPGYATAVGANASVMGFSLKGELSGRSMRNMETPDGTLENTEIENKSGAVGAAYALGRIRLGASYRWFDSDYGIPGGFIGGHPNGVDIDLWKRDLTLRGIYLPTHQPADTLDVTVRFNQYHHKELEGEAVGAEFAVNEGNLRLEKFMANLGPLFGVRLGAELDNRSVKMGGYVFTPPTRSYTSSLFAVASMGGWRGLEITLSGRFGGAFFRPRESVVADKDAISDRNFALWAFDAEFSQRVGVGKFMTLDLFRTTRAPTIEELYNQGPHLAAYTYERGYHKLDAESGYGAELEYRSYGEWVMLRASAHGTWFLNHLAPRATGDTNWSQLLPIYQVRGDEALLFGGSASIQTVAEQGFHASASASYVRGYFRDGDWGDMPQIPPFKFHGELGYVWESLRALAYSDFALAQKYVDRYEESTPGYVTLGLLAELRWSLSLAQYSLVLRADNLFDADVRNHLSRLKSVMPEKGRNFSLLAKMEF comes from the coding sequence ATGAACATCACCATGATGATGAAGACCATGATCATGACCACCACGATCACGAGCACGAACATGAAGATTAGCCTATTTAGGGCTGCCATGGGGAGCCTCCTTCTGGGAGGCTTCCTTCATTTTTCTTTTGCCCAAGAATTTGTACAAGATTTAGGAAGTTCGACCATTGAGGCCGAACAATCGAAACAGGCTTTATTGGAAGGTTTGCGCGATGAAGATGATTTGAAAGGCGCAACTCTTGAACGTGAAATTTCAACGACGATTGCAGAAACAATCGGAAATGAACTCGATGTGGCAATTCGCTCGATGGGGCCTGCGGCGGCGCGGCCTGTAATCAAGGGCCTTTCGGGGAGTCATGTCGAAGTGACGGAAGATGGCTCTATAAGTGGCGATATGAGCGCGACATCGCCGGACCATGCGGTTGCATCGGAAGTATTGACTGCGCAGCGCTTGCGCGTGTTGCGAGGCCCGCGTATTTTATTGCATTCGTACTCGGCAGCGGGCGGGGTAGTGCAAGTGGACCGCAAAGATATTCCTTTTGATGATTCGGTGTTTCATGGTTATGTTTCGTGGTACGGAGAAACGGGGCAACCGGGTTATGCGACAGCCGTTGGCGCAAATGCCTCGGTAATGGGATTCTCTCTCAAAGGAGAACTTTCGGGGCGCAGCATGCGCAATATGGAAACTCCTGACGGAACTCTTGAAAATACAGAAATCGAAAACAAGAGTGGTGCCGTGGGTGCCGCGTACGCCTTAGGGCGCATAAGGCTGGGTGCGTCTTATCGATGGTTTGATAGTGACTATGGAATTCCTGGCGGCTTTATTGGCGGGCATCCGAATGGGGTAGACATTGATTTGTGGAAGCGGGACCTGACTTTGCGCGGAATCTATTTGCCGACACACCAGCCTGCGGATACTTTGGATGTTACGGTGCGTTTTAATCAATATCATCACAAGGAACTGGAAGGAGAAGCGGTGGGGGCCGAGTTCGCCGTGAATGAGGGGAATCTTCGTTTGGAGAAGTTCATGGCGAATCTGGGCCCCCTATTTGGCGTTCGCCTAGGGGCTGAATTAGACAATCGTTCGGTTAAAATGGGCGGCTACGTGTTTACGCCACCGACCCGCTCGTATACGTCCTCTTTATTTGCTGTTGCGAGCATGGGTGGGTGGCGTGGTCTTGAAATCACGCTTTCGGGGCGGTTTGGCGGTGCGTTCTTCCGCCCGCGTGAAAGCGTGGTTGCCGACAAAGATGCTATCTCGGATCGCAATTTTGCGCTGTGGGCATTCGACGCCGAATTCTCGCAACGAGTCGGTGTCGGTAAGTTTATGACGCTTGACCTTTTCAGGACGACGCGGGCGCCGACGATTGAGGAGCTCTATAACCAGGGACCGCACTTGGCGGCGTATACATACGAACGCGGGTATCACAAGTTAGATGCTGAAAGCGGTTATGGCGCAGAACTCGAGTACCGCTCTTATGGAGAATGGGTGATGCTTCGGGCGTCTGCGCACGGCACATGGTTCTTGAACCATCTTGCTCCGCGCGCTACAGGCGATACCAACTGGTCGCAGCTGTTGCCTATTTATCAAGTGCGCGGAGACGAAGCTCTGCTCTTTGGCGGAAGTGCCTCTATACAGACTGTCGCTGAACAAGGGTTTCATGCTTCTGCTTCGGCGAGTTACGTGCGAGGGTATTTCCGCGATGGCGACTGGGGCGATATGCCGCAGATTCCTCCGTTCAAGTTCCATGGCGAATTAGGGTATGTATGGGAGAGTCTGCGCGCTTTGGCTTATAGCGATTTTGCGCTGGCGCAAAAGTACGTAGACCGTTACGAAGAATCGACTCCGGGCTATGTAACTCTAGGCCTGCTGGCAGAACTCCGTTGGAGCTTATCCCTTGCGCAATATAGCCTTGTGCTTCGCGCAGACAACCTGTTTGACGCTGACGTACGCAACCATCTTTCTCGCTTGAAGTCGGTGATGCCCGAAAAAGGCCGCAATTTCAGTTTGCTTGCCAAGATGGAGTTTTAA